One Flexivirga aerilata DNA segment encodes these proteins:
- the cobF gene encoding precorrin-6A synthase (deacetylating): MSARHVRRVEVIGIGAGAPDHLTAGAADAIRRVDTFLVADKGDAKRQLVALREEVVRRSAGDHPHRFVTLPDPQRGPDAARPAEAYAGAVRDWHEARTAAYAEVIAELPADHVVGFLVWGDPAFYDSTIRVVDNLAERMPLDVRITPGITAFQALAAAHGIVLHGVGEPVHITTGRRLVESYSPALGTVVVMLDGHLRCAELVERFPDLQIHWGAQLGLPSQALDAGRLCDVIDRITSTRAEIRRRDGWVMDVYALSAPATRPRD, translated from the coding sequence ATGAGTGCCAGGCACGTTCGGCGGGTCGAGGTCATCGGCATCGGCGCCGGGGCACCCGATCACCTGACTGCCGGGGCCGCCGACGCGATCCGGCGGGTCGACACCTTCTTGGTGGCCGACAAGGGCGACGCGAAACGACAGCTGGTCGCCCTACGTGAGGAAGTCGTGCGGCGCAGTGCCGGCGACCATCCCCATCGCTTCGTGACGCTGCCCGACCCGCAGCGCGGGCCCGACGCCGCGCGACCGGCCGAGGCATACGCCGGAGCAGTGCGCGACTGGCACGAGGCACGGACCGCCGCCTACGCCGAGGTGATCGCCGAGCTGCCCGCCGACCACGTCGTCGGCTTCCTCGTGTGGGGCGACCCGGCCTTCTATGACAGCACGATCCGGGTGGTGGACAACCTCGCCGAGCGGATGCCGTTGGACGTGCGCATCACGCCCGGCATCACCGCATTTCAAGCCCTGGCCGCCGCCCACGGGATCGTGCTGCACGGCGTCGGCGAGCCGGTGCACATCACCACCGGGCGGCGGCTCGTCGAGTCCTACTCCCCCGCCCTTGGGACGGTCGTGGTCATGCTCGACGGCCACCTGCGGTGCGCCGAGCTGGTCGAGCGCTTCCCCGACCTGCAGATCCATTGGGGCGCCCAGCTCGGTCTGCCGTCACAAGCCCTCGACGCGGGACGCCTCTGCGACGTCATCGACCGGATCACCAGCACGCGCGCGGAGATCCGCCGGCGCGACGGCTGGGTGATGGACGTCTATGCGTTGAGCGCCCCCGCGACGAGACCCCGCGACTGA
- a CDS encoding histidine phosphatase family protein, translating to MRTIFLVRHGQSTWNLARRLQGQTPHPPLTDLGRAQAARAAEHLRSALGPQCRPALWTSDLVRARQTADVIGAALGLTPQVSAALREQSIGDLEGRGYGELHPEDHPEGSESLDISEIRWGGGESVLDVHRRLMPFLTGLDDGTHILVSHGDAIRVALAILDGRTHREVDWDSPMPNGVVTRRDWPPATEPDRATGA from the coding sequence ATGCGCACGATCTTCCTGGTCCGGCACGGACAGTCGACCTGGAATCTCGCCCGTCGTCTGCAGGGACAGACTCCGCACCCGCCGCTGACCGACCTCGGCCGTGCGCAGGCCGCCCGTGCGGCGGAGCACCTGCGATCCGCGCTCGGCCCGCAGTGCCGGCCGGCGCTCTGGACCAGTGATCTCGTGCGCGCCCGGCAGACGGCCGACGTCATCGGCGCTGCACTCGGACTGACGCCGCAGGTGTCGGCGGCCCTGCGTGAGCAGTCGATCGGCGACCTCGAAGGACGGGGTTATGGCGAGCTCCACCCCGAGGATCATCCGGAGGGCTCCGAGAGCTTGGATATCAGCGAAATCCGTTGGGGCGGTGGCGAGTCCGTGCTCGATGTCCACCGCCGCCTGATGCCGTTCCTGACCGGCCTCGACGACGGCACGCACATCCTGGTCAGTCACGGCGACGCGATCCGGGTCGCCCTCGCGATCCTGGACGGTCGGACCCACCGCGAGGTCGACTGGGACAGCCCGATGCCCAATGGCGTTGTCACGCGCCGGGATTGGCCTCCAGCCACTGAGCCCGACCGAGCAACCGGCGCCTGA
- the bluB gene encoding 5,6-dimethylbenzimidazole synthase has protein sequence MTAPEHGFRRPTPVVGDRSSARERGADPTGWRMSEAVVEGLDAAIGARRDLRRYRPDAVPEPYVEKVLRAGHSAPSVGHSQPWRFIVVTDPALRDRAAHMADRARIRQAAGLTPDRAARLLDLKLEGIREAPLGIVVACDRRAAAGGVLGRATFPDTDLWSCACAIQNMWLTARTLGLGMGWVTLFEPVELAELLGLPDGVETLGWLCLGWPDERPPSPGLERAAWSRRLPLDEVVMRDGWHEHAPPTSHLRGPGAEKLVTATDSADDVLTPPDALGVLDRAVSRVAALLDGRVAGGSLVLAGADHPVAALGVSAFEPSVTRDVLTAAVEGTSAGAVAARAAGLEVVAVDAGVSGDPVAGAVDARVAGPRGDLAGAPALSASAVRELVNRGRTIGASAAATGMVALGEVGIGNTTIAGALTCALLTLRPDEVAGLGAGADDAIVARKRQVIADALSRAGAVADPIELLAELGGPEIAVLTGVVLGAASAGAPVVLDGLATSVAAALAIRIEGGVQAYLVAGQRSREAAHDAVLTELGLEPLLQLRLRAGEGVGACLAASLLAQGAAIRAGTAKTIAPTDGSLGD, from the coding sequence ATGACGGCGCCTGAGCACGGCTTCCGGCGCCCGACGCCGGTCGTCGGGGACCGCTCGTCGGCGCGGGAGCGGGGCGCGGACCCGACGGGCTGGCGGATGAGCGAGGCGGTCGTCGAGGGACTGGACGCCGCGATCGGCGCACGCCGCGACCTCCGGCGCTACCGGCCCGACGCCGTGCCCGAGCCGTATGTCGAAAAGGTCCTCCGGGCAGGGCATTCCGCGCCGTCGGTCGGACACTCCCAGCCGTGGCGCTTCATCGTCGTGACCGACCCCGCCCTGCGGGACAGGGCGGCGCACATGGCGGACCGCGCGAGGATCCGGCAGGCAGCAGGCCTCACCCCGGACCGGGCCGCGCGGTTGCTCGATCTGAAACTCGAGGGGATCCGCGAAGCACCGCTCGGCATCGTCGTCGCCTGCGACCGTCGTGCGGCCGCTGGCGGGGTGCTGGGCCGGGCGACCTTCCCCGACACCGATCTGTGGTCGTGCGCCTGCGCGATCCAGAACATGTGGCTCACCGCGCGGACCCTGGGTCTGGGCATGGGCTGGGTCACCCTTTTCGAACCCGTCGAGCTGGCCGAGCTGCTGGGCCTGCCGGACGGCGTCGAGACGCTCGGCTGGCTGTGTCTGGGCTGGCCGGACGAGCGACCACCGTCCCCCGGACTGGAACGCGCCGCGTGGTCCCGGCGACTGCCACTGGACGAGGTCGTCATGCGCGACGGGTGGCACGAGCACGCACCGCCCACCTCGCATCTGCGCGGGCCCGGTGCCGAAAAGCTGGTAACGGCAACGGATTCCGCGGATGACGTGCTCACCCCGCCGGATGCGCTCGGGGTGCTCGACCGGGCCGTGTCGCGGGTCGCTGCGCTGCTCGATGGTCGTGTCGCCGGTGGCAGTCTCGTGCTCGCCGGAGCCGACCACCCGGTCGCTGCCTTGGGCGTCAGCGCGTTCGAGCCGTCGGTGACCCGCGACGTGCTGACCGCTGCCGTCGAGGGCACCTCGGCCGGCGCGGTCGCGGCCCGTGCCGCCGGCCTCGAGGTCGTCGCGGTGGACGCCGGGGTGAGCGGGGACCCGGTCGCGGGCGCGGTCGACGCCCGGGTCGCCGGCCCGCGCGGCGACCTGGCCGGCGCACCCGCACTGAGCGCGAGTGCCGTGCGCGAGCTTGTCAACCGCGGACGCACGATCGGCGCATCCGCTGCCGCGACAGGCATGGTCGCCCTCGGCGAGGTCGGCATCGGCAACACGACGATCGCGGGTGCACTGACCTGCGCACTGCTGACGCTGCGACCGGACGAGGTCGCCGGGCTCGGTGCGGGTGCCGATGACGCGATCGTCGCCCGCAAGCGGCAGGTGATCGCCGACGCCCTGTCCCGTGCCGGCGCGGTTGCCGACCCGATCGAGTTGCTCGCCGAGCTCGGCGGCCCGGAGATCGCGGTGCTGACCGGTGTGGTGCTCGGTGCCGCTTCGGCGGGCGCGCCGGTCGTGCTGGACGGACTCGCGACCTCGGTGGCCGCAGCTCTCGCCATACGCATCGAAGGGGGAGTGCAGGCCTATCTCGTTGCCGGACAACGCAGTCGGGAGGCGGCACACGACGCGGTGCTCACCGAGCTGGGCCTCGAACCGTTGTTGCAGCTGCGGCTGCGTGCCGGCGAAGGCGTCGGAGCGTGTCTCGCGGCGTCGTTGCTCGCGCAGGGCGCCGCGATCCGGGCAGGCACCGCCAAGACCATCGCGCCCACTGACGGCTCCCTCGGCGATTGA
- a CDS encoding cobyric acid synthase, translated as MPGILVAGTTSDAGKSLVTTGLCRALHRRGLRVAPFKAQNMSNNSMVCSDGSEIGRAQYLQALAAGVEPGSLHNPVLLKPSSDRRSFVVLRGRPAGELRAGEYATGRTALAQAAFAAYDELAATHDLVICEGAGSPAEVNLRGGDYVNMGLAQHGRLPVVLVADIDRGGALAALYGTWGLLDDADRALLSGYLVNKFRGDESVLEPGLAELSRRCGLPSYGVLPWLADVWIDSEDALSNGRYAPVTAEEPTLSVAAVALPRTSNATDLDPLESEPGVDVTVTRDPRVCAAADLLVLPGSRATVADLRWLRESGIADVVRDRAAAGRPVLGICGGYQMLCEGIDDPVESGAGAVDGLGMLGGTVRFTADKVLGRPTDVWRGLPVAGYTIHHGRPDADGSFPGGATTGTVTGTMWHGIFESDDFRAEWLRQVAEAAGSPWRPAADRPRFAAAREAMIDRLADALETHADVDRMIEVAGESR; from the coding sequence GTGCCTGGGATCCTCGTTGCCGGAACGACCTCCGACGCCGGCAAGTCCCTCGTCACGACCGGACTGTGCCGCGCGCTGCACCGACGTGGCCTACGGGTTGCGCCGTTCAAGGCCCAGAACATGTCGAACAACTCGATGGTCTGCTCCGATGGGTCGGAGATCGGCCGCGCGCAATATCTCCAGGCACTCGCCGCGGGCGTCGAGCCGGGCAGCCTGCACAACCCGGTGCTGCTCAAGCCGTCCTCCGACCGGCGTTCCTTCGTGGTGCTCCGGGGCCGGCCTGCCGGCGAGCTTCGCGCCGGCGAATATGCCACGGGCCGAACGGCATTGGCGCAGGCGGCATTCGCCGCGTATGACGAGCTGGCAGCCACCCACGACCTAGTGATCTGCGAGGGGGCCGGCTCTCCAGCCGAGGTCAATCTCCGCGGCGGCGACTACGTCAACATGGGTCTCGCGCAGCACGGCCGCCTGCCGGTCGTGCTGGTCGCCGACATCGACCGCGGTGGCGCGCTCGCGGCGCTCTACGGCACCTGGGGGCTGCTGGACGATGCCGACCGTGCGCTGCTCAGCGGCTACCTGGTCAACAAGTTCCGCGGCGACGAGTCCGTGCTCGAGCCGGGCCTGGCGGAGCTGAGCCGGCGATGCGGGCTCCCGTCATACGGTGTGCTGCCGTGGCTGGCCGATGTCTGGATCGACTCGGAGGACGCCCTGTCCAACGGCCGCTACGCACCGGTGACCGCCGAGGAGCCGACGCTCTCGGTGGCGGCCGTGGCGCTGCCCCGCACCTCCAATGCCACCGATCTCGACCCGCTCGAGAGTGAGCCCGGTGTCGATGTGACGGTGACCCGCGACCCGCGGGTGTGCGCCGCCGCGGACCTGCTGGTGCTGCCCGGCTCGCGGGCGACCGTCGCCGACCTGCGCTGGTTGCGCGAGTCCGGCATCGCCGACGTGGTGCGCGACCGTGCCGCAGCGGGGCGGCCGGTGCTGGGCATCTGCGGCGGCTACCAGATGCTGTGCGAAGGCATCGATGACCCGGTCGAGAGCGGAGCCGGTGCCGTGGACGGGCTCGGAATGCTCGGTGGCACAGTGCGATTCACCGCCGACAAGGTGCTGGGGCGTCCCACTGACGTATGGCGTGGGCTCCCGGTCGCGGGTTACACGATCCATCACGGGCGGCCCGACGCGGATGGCTCGTTCCCCGGCGGCGCGACGACCGGCACCGTCACCGGCACCATGTGGCACGGCATCTTCGAGAGCGACGACTTCCGCGCCGAGTGGCTGCGGCAGGTCGCGGAGGCGGCCGGGTCGCCGTGGCGGCCGGCAGCCGACCGGCCGCGCTTCGCCGCCGCCCGTGAAGCGATGATCGACCGCCTCGCGGACGCACTGGAGACCCATGCCGACGTTGACCGCATGATCGAAGTTGCGGGTGAATCACGATGA